A single window of Grus americana isolate bGruAme1 chromosome 10, bGruAme1.mat, whole genome shotgun sequence DNA harbors:
- the CPLX3 gene encoding complexin-3: MAFMVKSMVGGQLKNLTGGLGGEEKSEGEKTPAEAQGMTREEYEEYQRQLVEEKMERDAQFAQRKAERATFRSHFRDKYRLPKNETDDNQIQLVGGDVELPKELAKMIEQDNEEEEEKNSVIGQLSNIQNLDLDSLKDKASATLEDLKQSAEKCSVM, translated from the exons ATGGCATTCATGGTGAAGAGCATGGTGGGGGGGCAGCTGAAGAACCTGACGGGCGGCCTGGGCGGCGAGGAGAAGAGCGAGGGCGAGAAGACTCCGGCCGAGGCGCAGGGCATGACCCGGGAGGAGTACGAGGAATATCAGCGGCAGCTGGTGGAGGAGAA GATGGAGAGAGATGCCCAGTTTGCCCAGCGCAAGGCGGAGAGGGCCACGTTCAGGTCCCACTTCCGCGACAAGTACAGGCTCCCCAAG AACGAAACGGATGACAACCAGATCCAGCTGGTGGGAGGTGACGTGGAGCTGCCCAAAGAGCTGGCTAAGATGATCGAGCAGGACAacgaagaggaggaagagaagaattcGGTTATCGGCCAGCTCAGCAATATCCAGAACCTGGACCTTGATTCCTTGAAAGACAAAGCTTCGGCCACGCTAGAGGACCTGAAGCAATCGGCTGAGAAATGCTCCGTGATGTGA